A genomic stretch from Methylophilus medardicus includes:
- the gndA gene encoding NADP-dependent phosphogluconate dehydrogenase, with the protein MTTKNADIGLVGLAVMGQNLALNIADHGYTIAVYNRDPKKMLNFIEECKKNEPSHERVVGHADLASFVLSIKRPRKIVLLVKAGSATDVTINALLPFLEQGDIIIDGGNALWTDTIRREKELAAKGIEFIGSGVSGGETGARFGPSLMPSGTRKAWSSLEPIWRDIAAKVDPVTGAPLEGGSPGKPVEGGFSCAEYIGPDGAGHYVKMVHNGIEYIDMQLICEAYWLMKNLLGMPADEIGKVFAEWNKGELSSFLIEITADILQQKDPAGKGFLVDQILDTAGQKGTGQWTAANALELGAPANAIAAAVYARALSSLKEERVEASKILKGPAIVQEKDKAAIIEAIKNALYCSKICAYAQGFQLIDKAQVAYNWKLNFGEIAQIWRGGCIIRARFLQKITDAYALNSRLKNLMLDPYFTNAMNEGQAGWRKVIALAVTNGIPAQGFAAALAYYDGYRSADLPANLLQGQRDYFGAHTYERKDQPRGQFFHLDWPEAGRPQLAIE; encoded by the coding sequence ATGACTACAAAAAATGCGGATATTGGATTGGTAGGATTGGCAGTGATGGGCCAAAACTTGGCACTTAACATTGCGGATCACGGCTATACCATCGCGGTCTATAACCGTGACCCGAAAAAAATGCTGAACTTCATCGAAGAGTGCAAAAAGAATGAGCCTTCGCACGAGCGCGTGGTTGGCCATGCGGACTTGGCTTCGTTTGTGTTGAGCATCAAGCGTCCACGTAAAATCGTGTTGCTGGTGAAAGCAGGGAGCGCCACTGATGTGACCATTAACGCTTTGCTGCCTTTTCTTGAGCAAGGCGATATCATTATTGACGGTGGCAATGCGTTGTGGACAGACACCATTCGCCGTGAAAAAGAATTGGCAGCCAAAGGCATTGAGTTCATTGGCTCAGGTGTTTCAGGTGGCGAAACGGGTGCCCGTTTCGGCCCATCCCTGATGCCTTCTGGGACACGCAAAGCCTGGTCTAGCCTTGAGCCTATTTGGCGTGATATCGCCGCTAAAGTAGATCCGGTCACTGGCGCCCCATTAGAGGGTGGTTCGCCTGGTAAACCGGTCGAGGGTGGATTCTCTTGTGCGGAGTATATCGGTCCTGACGGTGCGGGCCATTATGTCAAAATGGTCCACAACGGCATTGAGTACATCGATATGCAGTTGATTTGCGAAGCCTATTGGCTGATGAAAAATCTGTTGGGCATGCCTGCAGACGAAATCGGCAAAGTATTTGCCGAGTGGAACAAAGGCGAGTTGTCCAGCTTCTTGATTGAAATCACTGCGGATATCTTGCAGCAAAAAGACCCGGCTGGTAAGGGCTTCTTGGTGGATCAGATTCTGGATACCGCTGGCCAAAAAGGTACCGGCCAATGGACGGCTGCCAACGCGCTTGAACTGGGTGCACCCGCTAACGCGATTGCCGCAGCAGTATATGCGCGCGCATTGTCCAGTCTCAAAGAAGAACGTGTTGAAGCAAGCAAGATTCTTAAAGGTCCTGCCATTGTGCAAGAGAAAGACAAGGCTGCGATTATCGAAGCAATCAAAAATGCGTTGTATTGCTCCAAAATTTGCGCTTATGCACAGGGCTTCCAGTTGATCGATAAAGCGCAAGTTGCTTATAACTGGAAACTTAATTTTGGCGAAATTGCACAAATCTGGCGTGGTGGCTGCATTATCCGTGCCCGCTTCTTGCAGAAAATTACCGATGCTTATGCATTGAATTCACGCTTGAAAAATCTGATGCTAGACCCTTACTTTACCAATGCGATGAACGAAGGTCAGGCGGGTTGGCGTAAGGTGATTGCGTTAGCAGTGACCAATGGGATTCCAGCGCAAGGCTTTGCAGCAGCGTTGGCTTACTATGATGGTTACAGAAGTGCTGATTTGCCTGCGAACTTGTTGCAAGGTCAGCGTGATTACTTTGGTGCCCATACTTATGAGCGTAAAGATCAGCCACGTGGCCAGTTCTTCCATTTAGATTGGCCGGAAGCTGGTCGCCCACAATTGGCGATTGAGTAA
- a CDS encoding dienelactone hydrolase family protein, translating to MLITSEIVDLNTPTGVMRTYVHRPKHDGKVPAVLFYSEIFQQTGPIERAARFLAGHGYAVLVPEVFHELNPVGTVLGYDDAGRDKGNADKMAKDVQAYDTDNRAMIDFLNAQAWYDGNLGAAGFCIGGHLAFRAALQPEVKATACFYATDLHTNIIPNQPGQHSMERVNEIKGELLMIWGKQDPHIPADKRAELYNRFAGIPGLHYTWHEFNGQHAFMRDEGERYDAQLVNLGYQLTLQMFGNVLK from the coding sequence ATGCTGATTACAAGCGAAATCGTTGATTTGAACACTCCGACCGGGGTGATGCGCACTTATGTTCATCGTCCAAAACACGATGGTAAAGTGCCTGCGGTTTTGTTTTACTCCGAAATCTTTCAGCAAACAGGTCCTATTGAGCGGGCGGCGCGGTTTTTAGCTGGACATGGTTACGCTGTGTTAGTACCTGAAGTTTTTCATGAGTTAAATCCGGTTGGCACCGTATTAGGTTATGACGATGCCGGTCGCGACAAAGGCAATGCCGATAAAATGGCAAAAGACGTGCAAGCTTACGATACAGATAACCGTGCCATGATTGATTTTCTCAATGCGCAAGCCTGGTATGACGGCAATTTGGGCGCAGCTGGCTTTTGTATTGGGGGGCATTTGGCCTTCCGTGCTGCCTTGCAGCCTGAAGTAAAAGCCACGGCCTGTTTCTACGCCACCGATCTGCATACCAATATTATTCCAAACCAGCCGGGTCAGCACAGCATGGAGCGTGTGAACGAAATCAAGGGCGAGTTGCTGATGATCTGGGGTAAACAAGACCCACACATCCCTGCCGATAAACGTGCCGAGCTCTACAACCGTTTCGCTGGGATTCCTGGCTTACATTACACTTGGCATGAGTTCAACGGGCAGCATGCCTTTATGCGCGATGAGGGGGAACGTTACGATGCGCAGTTGGTCAATTTGGGGTATCAGTTGACCTTGCAAATGTTCGGAAACGTACTCAAGTAA
- a CDS encoding S1 family peptidase, with protein sequence MRVLSLVFMLSVNLHLSSIAQSEPDRELVYRLKASVVKVHAITATGGHGVGSGVVVAPDTVATSCHVVANSSGISISKFGDSMSPVGMIADWKHDICLLKFKYLELPAAKLASAATLHYGDEVFSIGFPGGPPKPQTISGKVRALYAYDDSLVVRTDAAFIMGSSGSPTFNQAGELVSLSTFKSPGKNAYFYSVPVEWIQRLMSGEQVTSAVPTATPFWDLPLEQRPFWMQVVLPYQAGDWPMLETLARQWLTVQADSAEAYFYLASALHGQGQTGPAQQAYLRAVSLQPAHIDAWSGLAILAEQTQQPTLYSDAEQHIRQLDSQIWADVQRRMQQAQ encoded by the coding sequence ATGCGCGTGTTGTCGCTTGTATTTATGCTGTCAGTGAATCTGCACCTGAGTTCGATCGCGCAGTCTGAGCCAGATCGTGAATTGGTTTATCGACTCAAGGCGTCCGTGGTTAAAGTCCACGCTATCACCGCCACAGGCGGTCACGGTGTTGGTAGCGGGGTGGTGGTCGCTCCGGATACGGTGGCAACCAGCTGCCACGTCGTTGCAAACAGCAGCGGCATTAGTATTTCTAAGTTTGGTGACAGCATGAGCCCAGTCGGCATGATCGCGGATTGGAAACATGACATCTGCTTATTAAAATTTAAATATCTAGAATTACCCGCTGCCAAATTGGCCTCCGCCGCTACACTCCACTATGGCGACGAAGTATTTTCGATTGGCTTTCCGGGCGGCCCACCCAAACCACAAACCATCTCCGGCAAAGTGCGCGCGCTTTATGCCTATGATGACAGCCTCGTTGTTCGTACCGATGCCGCTTTTATCATGGGCTCAAGCGGTAGCCCGACCTTTAATCAGGCAGGCGAACTGGTGTCGTTGAGTACGTTTAAAAGTCCAGGTAAAAATGCCTACTTTTACAGTGTGCCGGTCGAATGGATTCAACGCTTGATGTCGGGCGAGCAAGTGACCAGCGCAGTACCCACCGCGACACCGTTTTGGGACTTGCCACTTGAGCAACGACCTTTCTGGATGCAGGTGGTGCTTCCTTATCAAGCTGGCGACTGGCCGATGCTAGAGACACTTGCACGTCAATGGCTGACTGTGCAAGCTGACTCCGCGGAAGCTTACTTTTATCTCGCCAGCGCCCTGCACGGCCAAGGCCAGACGGGGCCTGCGCAACAGGCCTATTTGCGCGCGGTGAGCTTGCAACCAGCCCACATCGATGCCTGGAGCGGCCTCGCTATTTTGGCAGAGCAGACCCAACAACCTACGCTCTACAGCGATGCCGAGCAGCACATCCGGCAATTAGATAGCCAGATTTGGGCAGATGTACAACGCCGTATGCAACAGGCGCAGTAG
- a CDS encoding murein transglycosylase A, whose translation MTKKTLSVRQWAALASMLWLVACQSVPPAPTAKPSVSKPPAASIEKPVTPPSVPTSPALPYAMLKAANWSDLPGLDKEDWLVSWYAWLQSCQGLKSKPDWQAVCAAAQGVKPEVAAIKAYWQQHFNVYKTQQADGAVQGLITGYYQPVLKGARNASARFPVPLYKPPADLITVNLSALYPELKYKRVRGRLQGQSLVPYFTRADIEQSQSPLAGNELLWVSDAVEAFFLQVQGSGIVELETGERLAVGYADQNGHPYQSIGKLLVERGALTASEASMQGIKNWGAQHPEQLRGLLDANPSYVFFKLLPAGLSGPLGALGVPLTAARSVAVDPFYIPLGAPVYLSSTYPNTDMPLQQLMQAQDTGGAIKGGVRADVYWGEGEAAGKLAGAMRQQGQLWVWLPKTFPLPH comes from the coding sequence GTGACAAAAAAAACCCTCTCTGTACGCCAATGGGCTGCACTGGCCAGTATGCTCTGGCTGGTGGCCTGCCAATCGGTACCACCTGCGCCTACCGCTAAACCTTCGGTCTCTAAACCACCCGCTGCTAGCATCGAAAAGCCAGTGACACCTCCTAGCGTGCCCACTTCGCCAGCGCTCCCTTATGCCATGCTCAAGGCGGCCAATTGGTCTGACTTGCCCGGCTTAGACAAAGAGGACTGGCTGGTGAGTTGGTATGCTTGGCTGCAAAGCTGCCAAGGTCTAAAAAGCAAGCCTGACTGGCAAGCTGTTTGTGCTGCTGCACAAGGAGTGAAGCCAGAGGTTGCTGCGATAAAGGCTTACTGGCAGCAACATTTTAATGTGTATAAGACCCAACAGGCGGACGGGGCTGTGCAAGGGTTAATCACTGGCTATTATCAACCTGTACTGAAGGGTGCGCGCAATGCCAGCGCTCGCTTCCCGGTGCCATTGTATAAACCCCCCGCCGATCTGATTACAGTCAATTTGTCTGCTTTATACCCCGAACTCAAATACAAGCGCGTTCGCGGCCGCTTGCAAGGACAGTCGTTAGTGCCATACTTTACGCGCGCCGATATCGAACAAAGCCAGTCACCTTTGGCCGGCAATGAGTTGCTGTGGGTGAGCGATGCTGTTGAAGCATTTTTCTTGCAAGTGCAAGGCTCGGGGATTGTTGAGCTTGAAACTGGCGAGCGATTGGCTGTGGGCTATGCTGACCAAAATGGACATCCCTACCAGTCGATTGGCAAATTATTAGTTGAGCGAGGGGCGTTGACTGCAAGCGAGGCCTCGATGCAGGGCATTAAAAACTGGGGAGCTCAGCATCCTGAACAGTTGCGTGGGTTATTGGATGCCAACCCTAGTTATGTTTTTTTCAAATTGTTACCTGCCGGCTTGTCTGGACCGCTGGGCGCTTTGGGGGTGCCCTTGACGGCCGCACGCAGTGTGGCCGTGGATCCGTTTTATATTCCGTTGGGCGCCCCAGTGTATCTGTCCAGTACGTATCCGAATACTGACATGCCTTTGCAGCAACTCATGCAAGCGCAAGACACCGGCGGCGCGATTAAGGGTGGCGTGAGGGCCGATGTCTACTGGGGTGAAGGGGAGGCAGCTGGTAAGCTCGCAGGGGCCATGCGTCAGCAAGGACAATTGTGGGTATGGTTGCCTAAAACGTTTCCCCTGCCGCATTAG
- the thiS gene encoding sulfur carrier protein ThiS — MQIFVNGKITMLPQEAMSVLALVEHMQLTGKRIAIERNGDIVPRSQFADVQLQAEDKLEIVGAVGGG; from the coding sequence ATGCAAATTTTTGTCAATGGTAAGATCACCATGCTCCCGCAAGAGGCGATGAGCGTGTTGGCGCTGGTGGAGCATATGCAACTGACTGGCAAGCGGATTGCGATCGAACGCAACGGCGATATTGTGCCGCGGAGCCAGTTTGCCGACGTGCAGTTGCAAGCAGAGGATAAATTGGAAATTGTGGGTGCGGTCGGTGGCGGCTAG
- the apaG gene encoding Co2+/Mg2+ efflux protein ApaG produces MASNAQYACEISVVTEYLSAQSSPEAGQYVYAYTITIRNTGSVQAQLISRHWVITDAMQQVREVKGLGVVGDQPLIAPEDEYSYTSSVMFSTPSGEMFGTFQMVAVDGHWFEVDVPTFWLHQAAGLH; encoded by the coding sequence GTGGCTTCTAACGCGCAATATGCTTGCGAAATCTCGGTAGTGACCGAGTATCTATCGGCACAATCTTCGCCTGAGGCAGGTCAGTACGTGTATGCCTACACCATTACCATTCGCAATACTGGCTCGGTGCAGGCGCAGCTGATTAGTCGTCATTGGGTGATCACAGACGCCATGCAGCAGGTGCGTGAGGTCAAAGGGTTAGGGGTGGTGGGGGATCAGCCACTGATTGCGCCAGAGGACGAATATAGTTATACCAGCAGCGTAATGTTTAGCACCCCCAGCGGTGAAATGTTTGGCACGTTTCAAATGGTGGCGGTGGATGGGCATTGGTTTGAGGTGGATGTGCCTACTTTTTGGCTACACCAAGCTGCGGGATTGCACTAA
- a CDS encoding thiazole synthase → MSDDLVIGGKHYQSRLLVGTGKYQDFTQTRAAIDASGAEIVTVAIRRTNIGQNANEPSLLEYLPPSEFTYLPNTAGCYSADEAVRTLRLARELLDDHRLVKLEVLGDPNTLYPNVTETIAAAKTLVKEGFDVMVYTSDDPIIAKQLEDIGCVAVMPLASLIGSGMGILNPWNLQIIIENAKIPVLVDAGVGCASDAAIAMELGCAGVLMNTAIAAARDPVLMAGAMKKAIEAGRESFLAGRMAKKLYSASPSSPTTGMIG, encoded by the coding sequence ATGAGTGATGATTTAGTCATCGGCGGCAAGCATTACCAATCCCGGCTGCTGGTGGGAACCGGTAAATATCAAGATTTTACGCAAACGCGGGCGGCCATTGACGCCAGCGGCGCTGAGATTGTGACGGTTGCTATCCGTCGGACCAATATTGGTCAAAACGCCAATGAACCGTCTTTGCTGGAATATTTGCCACCTAGTGAGTTTACTTATTTGCCCAATACAGCTGGTTGTTACAGCGCCGATGAGGCGGTGCGCACTTTGCGATTAGCACGCGAGTTGCTCGATGATCATCGTTTGGTCAAGTTAGAGGTATTGGGCGATCCCAATACGCTGTACCCCAACGTCACCGAAACGATAGCTGCAGCCAAAACACTGGTAAAAGAAGGGTTTGATGTGATGGTGTATACCTCGGATGATCCGATCATTGCCAAACAGTTAGAAGACATCGGTTGTGTCGCTGTGATGCCATTGGCCTCGCTGATTGGCTCGGGCATGGGTATTTTAAATCCGTGGAATCTACAGATTATTATTGAAAACGCCAAAATACCAGTGCTGGTAGATGCAGGGGTCGGCTGTGCGTCGGATGCAGCTATCGCCATGGAACTTGGCTGTGCCGGCGTGCTGATGAATACGGCAATTGCAGCGGCGCGTGATCCGGTATTGATGGCAGGCGCCATGAAAAAAGCCATTGAAGCAGGACGAGAATCCTTTTTGGCCGGACGGATGGCAAAAAAATTGTATTCTGCCAGCCCGAGTTCTCCAACCACTGGCATGATCGGGTAA
- the hemL gene encoding glutamate-1-semialdehyde 2,1-aminomutase, which translates to MTSRNQQLFEKSQQLIPGGVNSPVRAFRSVGGTPIFFKKGLGSKLWDVDGKEYIDYINSWGPMILGHAHPEVIAAVQQAATNSLSFGAPTGLELEMAELLNRLVPSMEQVRLVSSGTEATMSAIRVARGFTKRNKIIKFEGCYHGHADALLVKAGSGLLTFGEPSSAGVPAEVAAHTLTLDYNNTQMLRDTFASIGDEIACVILEPVVGNMNLIVPDQAFLQTLREVCTQHGTVLIFDEVMTGFRVALGGAQALYGITPDMTTLGKVIGGGLPVGAFGGRKDIMSVLAPLGSVYQAGTLSGNPVAVTAGLTTLKLIQTPGFHDKLTAQTTKLTEGLMQAARQAGVTFSAQNVGGMFGIYFSAQLPTSYADMMRADKNAFNKFFHSMLDSGIYLGPSAFEAGFVSAAHSDEDIAHTIQAAAIAFASL; encoded by the coding sequence ATGACCTCACGCAACCAGCAACTGTTTGAAAAATCCCAGCAACTGATTCCAGGTGGCGTCAATTCGCCCGTGCGCGCATTCCGCAGCGTCGGCGGCACCCCAATCTTTTTCAAAAAAGGACTGGGCTCCAAGTTGTGGGATGTCGATGGCAAAGAATATATCGACTACATCAACTCCTGGGGGCCGATGATTTTGGGTCACGCCCACCCTGAAGTGATTGCAGCGGTACAGCAAGCGGCTACCAACAGCTTAAGCTTCGGTGCGCCCACCGGCCTCGAGTTAGAAATGGCTGAGCTGCTTAACCGCTTAGTGCCGAGTATGGAGCAAGTGCGCTTGGTCAGTAGCGGGACAGAGGCCACCATGAGCGCCATTCGCGTGGCGCGCGGCTTTACCAAACGCAACAAAATCATCAAGTTTGAGGGTTGTTATCACGGACATGCCGATGCCTTATTGGTGAAGGCTGGTTCTGGTTTGCTCACCTTCGGCGAGCCGAGCTCGGCAGGCGTACCAGCCGAGGTGGCAGCACACACCCTGACCCTAGATTACAACAACACACAAATGCTCAGAGATACCTTTGCGAGCATCGGCGATGAAATTGCCTGCGTTATTTTAGAACCTGTTGTTGGCAACATGAACCTGATCGTACCTGACCAAGCGTTTTTGCAAACACTGCGCGAAGTATGCACTCAACATGGCACCGTGCTCATTTTCGATGAAGTGATGACGGGGTTCCGCGTGGCGCTAGGCGGCGCTCAAGCACTGTATGGCATCACCCCGGACATGACGACGCTAGGCAAAGTCATCGGTGGCGGCTTGCCGGTGGGCGCATTCGGTGGGCGTAAAGACATTATGAGCGTGTTGGCACCGCTTGGCTCGGTTTACCAAGCAGGCACCCTATCCGGCAACCCGGTGGCGGTGACCGCCGGCCTCACCACGCTCAAACTGATCCAAACCCCCGGCTTCCACGACAAACTGACCGCGCAAACCACTAAGCTGACCGAGGGACTGATGCAAGCCGCGCGCCAAGCAGGCGTTACCTTCAGTGCGCAAAACGTAGGCGGTATGTTTGGCATTTACTTCAGCGCACAACTTCCAACCAGTTATGCAGACATGATGCGTGCAGACAAAAACGCTTTTAACAAGTTTTTTCATAGCATGCTGGATAGTGGCATCTATCTTGGCCCCTCTGCGTTTGAGGCCGGTTTTGTCTCTGCTGCACATAGCGATGAGGATATTGCACACACCATACAAGCAGCAGCAATTGCTTTTGCGAGCCTGTAA